GGGTAGGGATCGGCTGGGAGGCGACGGAAAGGCTAGTTGACAAGGCGCCTTCAAGGGATTACCAGGGAAAGGTCGTTGAGGCCATCCTGACGGTGCCCCGGACCCTGAGCGTGAGGGACCTGAAGATGAGGTACGTGGGCAGGCGCATCGCGGTGGAAGTCCACCTCGGCCTCGATCCCGAGATGAACGTGGCCGACAGCCACGACGTGGCCAGGGATGTGAAACGGGTGGTCATGGAGAACGATCAGAGGGTCTTCGACGTGCTGGTGCATGTGGAGCCTGAAGAATCGTCGGGTTCCCCGATCGATTCTTCAGGTTAGAAAACAAAACAGTAACTCGTTCTTACGGCAACGGGGGGCAGATGTCCGAGGAATCCTTAACCCATTTTCACTCCGGGGGCGACGATCTTGTCGTCTCGCTGATCCAGGCCTTCCTGCGGACAGGCGACTATCTCCCGGACCATCCCCAGTCGCAGACGGCGAAGGAGGCCCTCTACGAGGGCTTTGTCCCGTTGGCGAATGTTTCCGGAGACCTGCATTTCTACATCAGGGAAGAGGACGGAGAACCCACGGCCCATGTGGAAGGCCTCGGCGAGTCAGCCGTACGGCTCAAGGAGATCATGCCCCTCGGGATGGTGGACACCTGCATCCCCGGGTTCGTCAACTTTATGGAGCAAAAGGAGCTCATCAGCCTCACCCTCTCTGCGAGAATGGGGCCGGATGAGTTCTCCCGTTTCATCGACCTCATGAGCGACCCGGCCTTCGTCGAAATGGGGGAGACAGAGTCCAAAAAACGGTTTACCGACAGCATAAGGCTCCAACAGATCCGGAACATCTCCTGGATCTTCAACGAGGAACTCATCGGCACCGGCCGGGAGATCCCCTGGCGGGTGAACCTGGCCCTTTCACGCCTCCACAAGGATCTCAGGGTGCTGTCGATCCACGGGAAGATGGAGCACGAAGAGCTCGCCAGGATCAAGGGCCGGATCCTCCATGATGTTACCCGTCCCCTGAGGGAATATGACCAGACTTATGCCTTCCTAATGAATCTGGATCTTGCCGCGACCCGGATCCTTGATGAGGACGGAGCGGAGGATGAACTGCTGTCGGTCATGGAGGAGAAGACCTTTTTCGCAGTCGTTACCCTCCTCATGGACGACGCCTCCGGTAAGGAATCTTGCTTTCGTGAGATCCTGCCGCCCGAAAAGTTCGACCGCCTCCTCGGAAAGGTCTGCGGGAGGCTGATCCGGATCGACACCCGGGAATCCAACGACCGCCTGAGGGTACTTTACGAGGCGGGCGTCCTGTCTCCGGAAAGCCTCACCCCCGAGGTGAGGGAACGGGTCACCCTCCTGCACCTGGTCAGGAGCTTCATCGATTACTCCGACGCCTACCTGACCCATCTGGACGCCGGTGGTTCCATGGAGGAATTTTCCAGGTTCGCAGTTCCACTGGCCAGGATCGTACTCTACCTCATCGAGGGCGGGTGGTACGCTGAGGCGGTCGCCATTACGGGGAGGCTGGCGTCCCGTGCCGCCGAAAACAGTGAGCTGACACACGTCGCGCACCAGGCCCTCGGCGAGATCAGGGAGGGTCCGGCTATCCGGGCGGCGAAGGAAGCCTTTCTCACGGTTCCGAAGGAAGACCGCGTCGAGATCGGCCGTTTCTTCGTTCTCATGGGTGTCTGGGCCATCGGCACCCTCAGGGAGATCATCATTCAGAGCGATGACATCTGGAGGAGAAAACAGGCAGCCGATATCCTCCTCGAGATGGGGCCGGACCCGGCGTCTATCCTCGTCGATATCCTCGATGAGGCCGGGGTGTCCGGCGACACGTTGGCGATGGTCGTCAGGGTTCTGGCGGGGGTAACCTACGAGAACTTCAAGCCGATAGTCGTCCAGGCCGTTGAAAGGAAGGTCGGGGATCCGAGCAGCGATGTGCGAAGGGAAGCGGTCCGTGCCCTGGTCAGCCTGGCGCCCGTGGGCAAGGGGAAGCTTTTCATGAGCGCCTTGAAGGATACCGACCCGGAGGTGCAAAGAGAGGCGGTCAGGGGGTTGGGGTTCGCCGCTGACCCCGGTTTGTTTGATCCACTTCGGGATATCCTCGCCAGGGCCGGCCGGGAAGACGACGGGAAGCTGTGGAGTCTCGCCGCCGCCGCTGTGAGCGCCCTGGGGCATCTGCGTGACGGATGCCCCGGGATCAGCGACGAGATCGACAGCTGCGTCCTCTCTGTGAGCGAGAAAGCGATCCCCCGGAGAGGTTTGAAGAAGCTGAAAAGGCCGGGAGGCGGGTTCCCGTCCGAATTCCTCACGTCCCTGTCCTACACACTCGGGCGGATGGGAGGGGAAGAAGCTGAAAAACAGCTCGAGAGGATGTCACATCTCAAGGATGATGCGGTGGCGAAAAGGGCAAGGGCGGAGCTGGAGAAGCTAAGGGCCGTGAATCGTGATCGGTAATTAGTGATTAGTGCTTAGGGAACCCCCCCGGCTTTGCCTGGGGTACATGACTCTTCCTCTCCCCTCAGGAAAAACTTTCCCCCTCACCCCGGCCCTCTCCCTCGGCGGGGAGAGGGAGAATAAGGAAAGGGCCTATTGGCAGGGGGAGGAAGGGTAAGGAAGTAAGCCTACATGAGGGGAAGAAGAATGGGGAGGGGACTTATTGCCAGGCGATTTCCGGGATGACGAATAAAGTAAACCGCCATACCGACACTTCGACACCCCTTCCCCCCTGCTCCCCCGCTCCTCTGCCCGCCCTCTCGCTCCGCAGCTCAGTCGTCCAGCCGTAAGTTTCCGCGTCCAGTTTTTTCCGCCCTCCGCACCAGGCGAGTTGGTCGAGTCGCACTTCGCACTGACTTTTCCTAGCACTTGTCCTTCCCCTTTGGCCTTTGGACTTTGCACTTTGGACTGTTTTTTACTCCACCCTGATCTTCTCCAGATCCACCATGGGCTGCAGCTGGTACAGGTCCGGGCGCCGGTCGTGGAGGGGACGGACGGTGGCGATGTGCCGCTGCTGGGCCAGGGCCGAGAGGGCCAATTCCGAGACCACCACCGACTCCACGTTGGGGTCGGCCTCTCCCTGGATCCCCTTTTCCGGAAAAGGAAAGTCGCTTGGGGTGATGTGCAGCTTGTCCTGTGTGTAGACGTACCCGCCGCTGGCGGCGTGGCAGCTGATGAGCTGGTAGGTAAAGTACTCCGGAAAGAGGAGGAAATGGCAGTGGGAGGCGGAAGCCGTGTCGACGAAGAACTCAACCGCGTCTTCCATCTGGACCTTTTTCACCTTGTAGCCGGCCTTGAGGTGGGAGTTGAGGGCCTGGTCCTCCAGTTCCCCTTCCACGACCTTCCTGACGTACTGGCCGGCGGTCATCCTGCCGGCGTAACGCCTGTAACCGGGGATACGGCCGTAGGCGATCATCCGCCTCAGGTTGTATCTCTTCATGAGCTTCCTGCGGCGCTCGTAGAGCATTCCGGAAATGCCCAGGCGCTGGTAATCGGGATGGACGGCAAGGTCCGCCCCGTAAAGGGTGTCCCCGAGATAGTTGTGGGTGCTGAAGGTCCCGGCGCCGGTGATCTCGTCCACGGTGTACCAGTAGGTCTCGTCATCGAGGCTGATGATGAGGGAGGTGGCAAATCCCACGATCTTGTTGTCAGCGATGGCCAGGAACTGCCCCTGCGGGAAAACGGCCAGCTGCATATCGTAGAGCCGCTCGCCGTATTCGAACTCCGGAGGGTAGTCCGCGTAGGCGGCCTTGTTGCACTCGATGACTCCGGGTATGTCTTCCTCACGCCAGCGTCGGATCGTTATCTTCGGACGTCTTTTGGCCATGGTAATAAAACCTCGAGTTTAAGTTCGCAAACCGTTAACGGTGATCCGTGGCCTATGATCCAGGCCTGATCGCCTCAGAGAACCAGGTGATGGAATCAGCCCGGGATTGCCTGAGCCGCACCATTTCCGCCGTCGGTTTGATGAACTGCTGGCGAAGACTCCAGGTGTAGGCGCCCTGGTTGGGAAGGAGGAGCAGGTCGCCGGGCTCGATCCCGTCTCCGAAATAGGACCAGCCCCACACGTCATGCGGAGTGCACAAAGACCCGGCGATGAGGCAGGGCCGCTCCACGGCGGAGGGCCGGCTGAGGTTGATGACAGGCACGTAGTCGGATTCGTATCGCTCCCACCCGACGATGTTGGTCCCTGCGTCCGCGATGACAATGTCCCGGGACTTGACGTCCACAACGCGAAGGAGTATGTGCATGGCGCTGTTGGCGATCCACCGGCCGGGTTCGGCATAAACGGTCAGGGGGCAAACGGGGAAGATGTTTTCCCGGAGGGAACGGGCGATCTCCCGCGCGAAGTCATCGATGGGAGCTGCCGGAACGATCCGGCGTCCGGGCAGGAAGCCCGGTGAAAGAGACTCCGTATCCAGCAGCCATTCCCCCTCCTCCGGCCAGTAACCGCCCCCGATATCGATAAACTCCAGGTCACGTGTCAGTCCCCGGTCAAGGTTTCTCAGGACGAGGCCCAGCCTGGCGATGAACCCGGTGTGGGCGTCAGGGGTGAGGTTCCAGCTTGTGTGGAACTGAACGCCCCGCAGCAGCACACGCGGGCTTTGGGCTGCCTTCTTCATGAAGGTCTCGAGTTCGGCCAGGCCCACCCCGAACTTTCTCCAGAGCCCCTCCTCCTGCGTGGTGATCCGCACCCCGGTTCGGACAGGCGCCCCGGAAAAAGAGACGATCCCTGCCAGCCGGTCCAGCTCCCCGGGACTGTCCAGGAGGATGGTGACGGCGTCCCGGTTCTCAAGGGCGAGACCCAGTTCGTCGTCTGTCTTGCCCGGTCCCGAGAACAGGATCCTCCGGCAGCCTGCCGCGAGGGCGTTTTCCAGCTCCAGGCCGCTGGAAACGTCCAGGCCCAGCCCGGCTGCGACCACCCCGGCGGCCATCCAGGGGTGGTTGTTGCACTTCATGGCAAAGAAAGCCTCGAAACCCGGAAGACGTTCCTCGAACGCTCCGACAAATGCCCGGCAACTGGCGCTGAGGGACGCGGGGTCGAAAAGGTAAAGAGGGGTGTTCCGAAGGTCCGCCGCCGCTTTCAGCTCCTCCGCTCGTGCAAGGAACGAAAGGACGAGGTCGCGGACCTCCTTTTCGCAGTGGGGGCCCTGACTGGCGTCACACCCGTGGCCGTCCATTCCCCCGGCCTGTTTCATGATGCCATCTCCACGCGAAGGAGTTTTTCCAGGCGGTCACCCTCCTCCGCAAGGTCATCAGGGTTGGAGGGGCTGAAAATGATGTGGCCAAGCACTCTCGAAAAGTAGTCGCCGGGCGGGAGGGCGACCTTGTGTCCCGGCTCACGGTATAAGGTGATATCCACGACCCCGGGATCCCCGGCAATACGTGAAACATCGATTCTCTCGATCACCCCGGTCTGGCGGGCGAAAATCCTCACTGCCGCGAGAAACCGGAACGATTCCACAGGAGGGAGCACTGGACTCGACCCTTCCGCAAGGTCCAGGGCGAGACAGAGCATGTCCAGCCCACCGCTGGCCCGGATCAGCCAGGGAAGACAGTCCCCTGAAGGGCGCGGGGAAAGCTCGAGGAAGCTGGCGCGCCCGCGGTGGACGATAAAGTCGGCCATGAAGAGACCACTGGTGAGCTCCATGGCGTCGGCCGCTTCAAAGAGCTGCTTCTCCAGGTCCCTCTGGCTGATCCCTGTGTCTCCGTTCGCCGGTACGTAATACAGGTGGGTCGTTCCCGTACCCAGTTCCGGGGCAAGGATCTTGCCGGCTACACGGACGATCTTCACCCGACCGTTCTCGAGGATGAAATCGCAGCTGAACTCGGGACCGGTCAGCCCTTCCTCGGCGACCACATCCTGACGGGGATCGATGCCCTGGCCCTGGTAGTGCCCCAGGTGGTACATCCTTTCGTCAGGGTGCTCGGCCAGCCTGCGGGTAATGATCCTGAAGGCCTTCCGGGCCTCTCCACGGTTCTTACACCAGAAGACGAGTTCGCTCCCGGACCCTGTCAGCGGTTTGAGTACCAGGGGGAAGCCCAGGCGGTCGATGACCGCCTCGAGGTCCTCCGGTTCCCTTGCGGTGAGGACCCGGGGACAAGGGACACCTGAACGCAGCCATGCCCTTTTGGAGTGGAATTTGCTCCTGCTGGTCTTTATGGACGCCTCGGAATGATAGGGGAGAGCCAGTTTGGCGGCCAGGGACGCGGCAAGCGCCAGGGACTCGTCGTCAAAGCAGGTGATCCCGGAAAGTTCCATACCGTGGGTCGTGAGATGCCTTCTCAGCGAAGACAGGGCCTCCTTGCTGTTGCTGAGGTCTGCGGTGACCTCCACTTCCTCCGGGGGGCGCTCGACTCCGGCGTTCCGGCGGACCCTGGCGTCGGTCAGGAACAGGGCCCGTCCGGGATAGCGGCCCTCGATCAATTCGATGTAATCAGGAGTCGTCCCGACGACCAGCACTCTCCCCCGAGTCACGACGATACTCCGTGGGATACCTGCCCTGCCGCTTCAGAAAGGAGGTACAGGGGCCGTTCCGTGAGATGGAACATCTTCTTCCAGTTGAACTCTCCGCAAAGGAAATCGACCTGGCGTATCTGTTCGGCGCAGGCTCTCTCCATGTGGTGGAGGTTGATGAGCTTGGCGATACCGGAGCATTCAGGGTCGGTACCCCCGGCCATGAGGGTGTAAACCTCCTTATGGAGCACACCCACATCGACCGCGGCCGGATAGCCGCCCACCATGGCGGTGGTGACCCTCAGCCACCCGGCTTCGGCGAAGAACCGGACCATGTCGGTAAACCCCCTGCGGAACCTGGGATCCGCGAAATAGGAACTGGTCCCGAATCGGGCCAGGTTCATGGACACCATGAGGTCAAAATCCTCGAAACGGTCCAGGCGCCAGGTTACACCCCTGGTCTGGAGGGTCTCGACTTCCTTCCGGATCCGTTTGAAAGACTTGCCGGAGAAGGCGGCACGATATCCGGCCATGTCGTAACCGTACCTGGGCGGTTCGAAAAGATATCCGGTCTCGTCGACCCGGCTTTCGGCGGGCAGGTTGGCCGAACGGGGCGAGAGGTATCGGATGTGAATGGGTCCGGGAACCGAGGCAAGGAGGCTTTTAGGATCACTGGAAACGATGACATTCTGCTCCAGCCAGGTGCGGCCCCGCCAGGTCTCTCCCGGGAAGAAGGCCCAGTTCCCCTGCTCCTCGATCCAGGACAAGGGAAGGAGACCTGCGGGTTTCCCCCCGGACTCCTCGACGAGAAAAAGGAAGGGACGGCGGAAATGACGGTGGAACGCCATGCGTACTTCCCAGAGGTCCATGACGAACTCGTCGGGCATGAGATCGACCCACAGTTCCCGGGCTTCGCCGAGGTCGCGGACAAATCTGACGTCCACGGCGGTCACCGCCGGAACGTGACGTTCGATTCCACCCGGGACCCTCCAAAGAAACTGCGGGCAAACTCGGCCACAATTTCCGGATCGTAGGGCTTGCAGCTGAAAACGTCGAGGTAGGTGGTATTGGTGAGGTTGGCGAAGTGTGCCGAGATCAGTGAAGTCTCGATGAGCTGGACCATGGAATAGCCGGCCACCTTTTCGTCCTCCCCGAAGTGGATCACCTGCGTCTCACCGAAACGCTTCATTTCGATGAGGTCACACAGTTCGACGACGAAAAGCCGAATAGCCTCAGCGTCCCGGATAGTGTCGGGGTCGCACTCGTAGATGTCTATGGCGGTGGCGATGCCCCACACCTGCTCGGCCGCTGCCTGCTCGGGTACGGTCATTGGTATTGGCTGTGTTCCCAACATTTCACTTTCCTCCATAAAATATGGGATTGTCCTGCAGCCTTGCCGCTTAAAGGGCGTTGGGGCTGATCAACGGTTGATTACCTCGTTAAAAGTCTCTTCGGGCCATTTTGCGAGGCCATCAATGGCTGTCCTCTTCCTGGCGGAGGGCTCCGTTGATGAATCGCGCGAGGCTGCTCACAAGGACCCCCTTCAGTGATTGGATATTTTCGTCCACGTTATCGTCCTCCGAGGCGATGACGGCGAAGGAGTAGTAGCCGGAAAGAAACCCCGCTACCGCGCAGCCGATGCGGCGAAGAAGCGGTTTGCCCAGGCGCTGCCGGACCACCGAGTCCACCAGGCCTTCGATGGACTCGAGGTACTCAAGGAAGGGCAGTTCGAGTCCTGAATAGCCCTCCTTGAGCTTCAGGTCGGCACGACCCTGATAGTAGAGGACGAAATCCTCCCACCTGGAGCTGAAAAAATCGATGTGGGCCTGGATAATGAACTCGAGCAAAGTCGTCAGGTCCGTGGCTGCAAGGCACCGTTCCTCCATGGTCTTGACAAGACCATGGAGGACCTCCCGGATCTGATCGGATATGACCTCGTTCTTGTCCTCGAAATAGTAGTAGAAGGTTCCTTTTGCCAGATCGGCCCGCTGAGTGATGTCTTCGATGGTCGTCAGGTCGATGCCCTTTTCTGCGAACAGTTCCCTGGCAGCCTTGAGGAGGCGGCGCCTTGTCGCACGGGTTTTCCTGGCCTGCCGGGACAGCTTTGCTTCGATCGTTGGTTTGATCTGGTTCATGTCCGAATCCCCTATATTGCTGACCGTATAGTCAAATTTGACCGCATAGTCAATAATTATTTTCAGGGTATAAAATATTTTTTTCGAAGAAAAAAGAGCAACAAAATCAATGGGTAAGCCGAATGCCGAGTGACGAGTGACAAGTGACAGTTTACAGTCGATCACTGATCGGGAAGGCCGGGGAAGGGAAATGCGATGGAAACTTCCGGTATCAGGCTGGTCAGGGCCATCCCGAGCCGGCTGGACGCCCGGACTGAATGGTCGGTGGGGCATGGCGTGTCGTTCGTCATGGTGTTCAGGGAGTACCGGGAGGCCGGAGCGGAGATTTATTGAAGCTAACAGCTAATACTTAAACAGGGGCCGGCCGGCCCCTGAAGTTTTTTATGAGATATGAGATCAGCTCAGCCCCCGAAGACGACCGTTTTACCATTATGTATCAGCACCCTGTTTTCCACGTGCATGGCCACGGCCCGGGCGAGGACCACCTTCTCGATATCCTCGCCCTTGCGTTTGAGGGTCTTCACGTTGTCCCTGTGGGTGACCGGAACGATGTCCTGGTAGATGATGGGGCCCTGGTCGAGATCCTCGGTGACGTAGTGGCTGGTGGCGCCGATGATCTTGACCCCGCGTTTGAACGCCTGAAGGTAGGGGTCGGCACCGATGAAGGCGGGGAGGAAAGAGTGGTGGATGTTGATGATGCTGTTGCGGTAGGCGGTGACGAACCTGGGGGTCAGGATCTGCATGTAGCGGGCCAGGATGACCGTATCCACGTTCTCTTCCTTGAGGATCTCCAGGGCCTGGTCCTCCTGACCACGTTTGTTCTCCTTGTCCACCGGCAGGTGGTGATAAGGGATGTTGTAATAGCCGGCCATGTCCCGCAGTTCGTCGTGGTTGCTGATGATGCAGGGGATGTCCACTTCGATGTGCCTGCTTCGCCAGCGGTACAGAAGGTCAAGAAGGCAGTGTCCCTGTTTTGAGACCATGATGGCGATCCGTTTTTTTCGATCCGAAAAGAAAAGGCGGTGAGCCATCCCGAGCCGCCAGCACACCTTGGAGAACTCGTCGTCTATCTCTTCCCTGGGGATCTCGAATCCTTCCATGTCCCAGCGGATCCTCATGAAGAACATGTCCTCCACCGGATCGGTGTGCTGGTCCAGGTAGACGATGTTGCCGCTGTGGTCGAAGATCCAGTTGGTGATGGTAGCGATGATCCCCTTGG
This region of bacterium genomic DNA includes:
- a CDS encoding decarboxylase is translated as MKQAGGMDGHGCDASQGPHCEKEVRDLVLSFLARAEELKAAADLRNTPLYLFDPASLSASCRAFVGAFEERLPGFEAFFAMKCNNHPWMAAGVVAAGLGLDVSSGLELENALAAGCRRILFSGPGKTDDELGLALENRDAVTILLDSPGELDRLAGIVSFSGAPVRTGVRITTQEEGLWRKFGVGLAELETFMKKAAQSPRVLLRGVQFHTSWNLTPDAHTGFIARLGLVLRNLDRGLTRDLEFIDIGGGYWPEEGEWLLDTESLSPGFLPGRRIVPAAPIDDFAREIARSLRENIFPVCPLTVYAEPGRWIANSAMHILLRVVDVKSRDIVIADAGTNIVGWERYESDYVPVINLSRPSAVERPCLIAGSLCTPHDVWGWSYFGDGIEPGDLLLLPNQGAYTWSLRQQFIKPTAEMVRLRQSRADSITWFSEAIRPGS
- a CDS encoding TetR/AcrR family transcriptional regulator, whose product is MNQIKPTIEAKLSRQARKTRATRRRLLKAARELFAEKGIDLTTIEDITQRADLAKGTFYYYFEDKNEVISDQIREVLHGLVKTMEERCLAATDLTTLLEFIIQAHIDFFSSRWEDFVLYYQGRADLKLKEGYSGLELPFLEYLESIEGLVDSVVRQRLGKPLLRRIGCAVAGFLSGYYSFAVIASEDDNVDENIQSLKGVLVSSLARFINGALRQEEDSH
- a CDS encoding GNAT family N-acetyltransferase, producing the protein MDVRFVRDLGEARELWVDLMPDEFVMDLWEVRMAFHRHFRRPFLFLVEESGGKPAGLLPLSWIEEQGNWAFFPGETWRGRTWLEQNVIVSSDPKSLLASVPGPIHIRYLSPRSANLPAESRVDETGYLFEPPRYGYDMAGYRAAFSGKSFKRIRKEVETLQTRGVTWRLDRFEDFDLMVSMNLARFGTSSYFADPRFRRGFTDMVRFFAEAGWLRVTTAMVGGYPAAVDVGVLHKEVYTLMAGGTDPECSGIAKLINLHHMERACAEQIRQVDFLCGEFNWKKMFHLTERPLYLLSEAAGQVSHGVSS
- a CDS encoding HEAT repeat domain-containing protein, coding for MSEESLTHFHSGGDDLVVSLIQAFLRTGDYLPDHPQSQTAKEALYEGFVPLANVSGDLHFYIREEDGEPTAHVEGLGESAVRLKEIMPLGMVDTCIPGFVNFMEQKELISLTLSARMGPDEFSRFIDLMSDPAFVEMGETESKKRFTDSIRLQQIRNISWIFNEELIGTGREIPWRVNLALSRLHKDLRVLSIHGKMEHEELARIKGRILHDVTRPLREYDQTYAFLMNLDLAATRILDEDGAEDELLSVMEEKTFFAVVTLLMDDASGKESCFREILPPEKFDRLLGKVCGRLIRIDTRESNDRLRVLYEAGVLSPESLTPEVRERVTLLHLVRSFIDYSDAYLTHLDAGGSMEEFSRFAVPLARIVLYLIEGGWYAEAVAITGRLASRAAENSELTHVAHQALGEIREGPAIRAAKEAFLTVPKEDRVEIGRFFVLMGVWAIGTLREIIIQSDDIWRRKQAADILLEMGPDPASILVDILDEAGVSGDTLAMVVRVLAGVTYENFKPIVVQAVERKVGDPSSDVRREAVRALVSLAPVGKGKLFMSALKDTDPEVQREAVRGLGFAADPGLFDPLRDILARAGREDDGKLWSLAAAAVSALGHLRDGCPGISDEIDSCVLSVSEKAIPRRGLKKLKRPGGGFPSEFLTSLSYTLGRMGGEEAEKQLERMSHLKDDAVAKRARAELEKLRAVNRDR
- a CDS encoding GNAT family N-acetyltransferase; amino-acid sequence: MAKRRPKITIRRWREEDIPGVIECNKAAYADYPPEFEYGERLYDMQLAVFPQGQFLAIADNKIVGFATSLIISLDDETYWYTVDEITGAGTFSTHNYLGDTLYGADLAVHPDYQRLGISGMLYERRRKLMKRYNLRRMIAYGRIPGYRRYAGRMTAGQYVRKVVEGELEDQALNSHLKAGYKVKKVQMEDAVEFFVDTASASHCHFLLFPEYFTYQLISCHAASGGYVYTQDKLHITPSDFPFPEKGIQGEADPNVESVVVSELALSALAQQRHIATVRPLHDRRPDLYQLQPMVDLEKIRVE
- a CDS encoding ATP-grasp domain-containing protein, producing the protein MTRGRVLVVGTTPDYIELIEGRYPGRALFLTDARVRRNAGVERPPEEVEVTADLSNSKEALSSLRRHLTTHGMELSGITCFDDESLALAASLAAKLALPYHSEASIKTSRSKFHSKRAWLRSGVPCPRVLTAREPEDLEAVIDRLGFPLVLKPLTGSGSELVFWCKNRGEARKAFRIITRRLAEHPDERMYHLGHYQGQGIDPRQDVVAEEGLTGPEFSCDFILENGRVKIVRVAGKILAPELGTGTTHLYYVPANGDTGISQRDLEKQLFEAADAMELTSGLFMADFIVHRGRASFLELSPRPSGDCLPWLIRASGGLDMLCLALDLAEGSSPVLPPVESFRFLAAVRIFARQTGVIERIDVSRIAGDPGVVDITLYREPGHKVALPPGDYFSRVLGHIIFSPSNPDDLAEEGDRLEKLLRVEMAS
- the purU gene encoding formyltetrahydrofolate deformylase yields the protein MSDRANNGKAPTTVTALIQGKDTKGIIATITNWIFDHSGNIVYLDQHTDPVEDMFFMRIRWDMEGFEIPREEIDDEFSKVCWRLGMAHRLFFSDRKKRIAIMVSKQGHCLLDLLYRWRSRHIEVDIPCIISNHDELRDMAGYYNIPYHHLPVDKENKRGQEDQALEILKEENVDTVILARYMQILTPRFVTAYRNSIINIHHSFLPAFIGADPYLQAFKRGVKIIGATSHYVTEDLDQGPIIYQDIVPVTHRDNVKTLKRKGEDIEKVVLARAVAMHVENRVLIHNGKTVVFGG
- a CDS encoding cation transporter dimerization domain-containing protein; protein product: VGIGWEATERLVDKAPSRDYQGKVVEAILTVPRTLSVRDLKMRYVGRRIAVEVHLGLDPEMNVADSHDVARDVKRVVMENDQRVFDVLVHVEPEESSGSPIDSSG